The Oceanidesulfovibrio indonesiensis genomic sequence AGTGGTCCCGGCGCAGGATGGGCTCGTGGGCTTCGCGCGGCTTTCTGATCTTGTCCGGGTCGCCGCCTTCGCTCATGCCCAGGGCCAGGGCCGGAAAAATGTCGTGGATCATGTTCAGATACAGGATCTGCAACGGCAGAAGGGGCAGTGGAGCCTGGGCGAGGATGGCTCCGGACACGATGGCGATGCCGCCAATGTTGCCCGAGAGCAGATAGACGATGAACTTGCGGATGTTCTCGAAGATGATCCGGCCCTGCTTGACGGCCATGGCCACGGTGGAAAGGGCGTCGTCCTTGAGCACTACGTCCGCCGCTTCCCTGGCCACCTGGGTGCCGCGTTTGCCCATGGCGACGCCGATGTCCGCCTTGCGCAGGGCCGGGGCGTCGTTCACGCCGTCGCCGGTCATGGCGGTTATCTTGCCCAGCTTCTGGTACACGCCCACCAGGTCGAGTTTCTGTTCAGGCGAGACGCGGGTGAAGATCTCGGCCTTGAGCATGCGGTCGTACTCGTCCCGGCTCATGGCGTCGGGCGATTTGAGCTCCTGGCCCGGCACCAGGTATTCTGGGCCGGCGTCCTGGGGGATAATGCCCAGCTGCATGGCCACGTTGCGGGCCGTCTCGGGCTGGTCGCCTGTGACCATGATGATGTCGATGCCGTCCTCCTGCAGTTCCTTCACGGCCTCGCGCACGTCCTCGCGCGGCGGATCCATGAGCCCGGTCAGGCCGATGAGGGTCATGTCCTCGTAGGGTGGGACGTCGGCGCTGTCCACAATGCGGAAGGCCACGGCGAGCACTCGAAGGCCCTGGCCGGCAAGCTCGGTGTTCCGACTGCGCCAGGCGTCGCGGTCCCCCTCGGTGAGTTCGCGGGGGCCGTCCGGTCCGAGGACCGTGGTCGATCGCTCCAATACGGTCTCGGGCGCACCCTTCACGGCCACGAACAGGCCGTCTCCGTCCTCGCGCGAGTGGTAGGTGGCCATCATCTTGAGTTCGGGATCGAAGGCGACCTCCTTTTGTTCCTCCATGGCCTTGAGCAGCTCGGATTGCTCCATGCCCGCGGCGCGGCCGGCCTTCAGCAGGGCGACTTCCATGGGGTCTCCGGTGGCGGTGTCCTCGCCGTTGCCCAGGCTGGCGTTGGTGCAGAGCACGCCTACGCGCAGCGCCTGGCGCACGGCGTCGCGCAGGGTCTCGTCCGCGGGATCGAACACGCCGCCTTCGCCGGCCTGGACGTCCTGGATGGCGTCCGCGCCGAGCACGCTCAGGGTGGTGAGGTGCATCTTGTTTTCGGTGAGGGTGCCGGTCTTGTCCGAGAACAGCACGGTGACGGTGCCCAGGGTCTCCACAGCCGAGAGTCGGTTGATGAGCGCGTTGCGCCTGGCCATGCGCCACATGCCGCGGGCCAGGGCGATGGTCGCCACGATGGGCAGGCCCTCCGGAATGGCGGCGACGGCCAGCGCGATGGCCGTCTCCACGATGAGCAGGGTGTCCATGCCGGAAATCACGCCCACGCCGGCCACGATGACCGCGATTACGATGACGATCCAGAAGAGGCGGTTGCCGAGCCGGTCCAGGCGTTTTTCCAACGGCGGCTCTTCGCTTTGCGCCGCCTCCGCGAGCTCGGCGATGCGGCCGATTTCGGTATCCATGCCCGTGCCCACGACAATGGCCTTGCCCGAACCAAGGGTGAGGGCCGTGCCCTTGTAGAGCATGCACGGCCGCTCGGCCAGGGGGGCGTCCTTGTCCACCGGGTCCGTGGATTTGTGCACGGGCATGGACTCCCCGGTGAGCGCGGACTCGTTCGCATCCAGACGCGAGGCTTCCACGAGCCGCATATCCGCGGCCACGAGGTCGCCGCTTTCCAGAACGACGAGATCTCCGGGCACCACCTCGGCAGCGTTTATCTCCATGGTCGAACCGTCGCGCACCACGCGGGCCGTGGTTTCGCTCATCTTCTGGAGCGCCTCCATGGAGCGCACCGCCTTGAGCTCCGTGACAAAGCCGATGACCACATTGATGGCCAGGGCGATGCAGATGGAGATGCCCTCCAGCCACTGGCCGAAGGCGAAGGACAAGCCGGCGGCTGCCGCCAGCAGCAGAACAATGAGATTCTTGAACTGCTCATAGAGAACGTGCCAGGTCGAGATGCTGCTTTTGTGTTCGAGCGAGTTGGGACCGTATCGATGAAGGCGGTGTCTGGCTTCCCTGGATGAAAGGCCGGCCCTGGAATCGGTTTCAAGGGATCGGGCGATTGCCTCGTACGATGTGGACCAGGGAGCTTCGGGCAGCGTTTTTTTTTGTGTGGAATGGGCAGATTTATTACCGGCGGGCATATGCATCCTTGGTTCTGTATAGTATTACATGGACCACAAAGCTGAAAACCTTTGCGTCTGCGGCATTTTCAGCCCGGCATTCCGTGGGCGTGGCCGTCACTATAGCCGGGGAGCGACGGTGCACAGAATTTCTGCTCCCGATGGTACCAAACCACATCCGACGATGTGATGAGACGACACGAGTGACTTTCTGCATACACGATTTTTCGACACATACACAACGTGCTCTGCGACGAGAGAAATACCCTCCTAAAAAAAGGGTGCCAATCAGCTGGAAGAAATGACTTTACGCCTGCTCAATTTTTTATAATAAAGAACCAACTCGTACTCGCCACGAATGCTGGAAGACACAGAGGCCAGCCGTGGGAAGCGACAACACAGTATGATCAAGGTACTCATAGCAGACGACCATCCCATTGTGCGGCAGGGGCTCCGGCAGGTTTTCGAAGGCTCTTCGTCGTTCGTGCTCGTTGGCGAAGCCTCTGAAGGCGCCGTCGCTCTGGACATACTCGATGAGCGTGGCGCTGATGTCGTTCTGCTCGATCTGAACATGCCCGGCATGGACGGGCTCGAAGTGCTCAAACGCATTCGCCGCGAGCATCCCCGGACCAGGGTCCTCGTGCTCAGCATCTATCCGGAAGAGCAGTACGCGGTACGCGTCATCCGGGCCGGAGCATCCGGCTACATGACCAAGAACTCCGGACCGCAGGAGATGCTGGATGCAGTGCAGCGCGTGTACGAGGGCGGCAAGCACATCAATGCGAAAGTCGCGGAACTGCTGGCTTCCGAGGTTGGCGGCGACCTGGAGAAACCGCCGCATGAATGCCTCTCCGACCGCGAGTTCGAGGTCATGCGTCTGCTCAGCCTGGGCAAGACCGTGACGCGCATCGCCGAGGAGCTCAACCTGAGCCCGAAGACCATATCCACATACCGCTCGCGCATCCTGTCCAAGATGCACATGGAATCCAATTCGGACCTAACTCAGTACGCCATCCAGTATGAGCTCATTCCCTGAGCGCTAATTTTTGCGTCATCCCATGCAGCCTCCTGCCCGGCAGGAGGAACGCGGTTTAGACAGGCCGTTGAAAAAACAGTCGATTTCCGTGTTGTTTCAGAAAGATCAAGCCAAATACGTACTGGGAGTGCGCTTTTGCCCTGATCTTTTTTCGCGCCTCGCACTCGAACATTATTGAACTGCCTGCGAGAATGATTCCCACGGTCGATTGTAGACGCAGGCCCTCCTCTTGCGACATCATCGTCGCCATCGATGATGATGTGTAGTATGGTATTCATCACAAAGACCTTGATGAGGACAAAGCAACCATGTCCAATGGTGTGGATTCGGAGTATGGGGAGTCGGTAGAGGCAGAGATAGCTGCACTCCGCGACGGCGATATCCTTCTCGAACGCTTCGGCGGGGACAGGGTTGTCATGCGCGAAGTGGTCGGCGAGATTATCAACGCGATCTGTGTGGAGCGGGAAGCGTTCTGCTCGGCGATTGAGCACTGCGCCGACCCGTCAGCCTTCGCTGCTCGGGTGCACGATCTTGCCAGCTCGCTTTCGCCGATCGGCCTGCCCCTGCTGTCCAGGCGCTGCATCGAGGTGGAGTTGATGTTCAAGCGTGGCGAGCAGGACAAGGCGCGCGACGGACTGGCCGAGTTGGAGCGCAATCTCGGCGAACTCGAAGAAGCCTTGCGGACGGTGCAGTCCGCACAATGATGGCTGAGGCCGCATCGCAACCTTGCTGCATTACCAGCGACAAGGAGAGGCACCATGCATCCATGGCAGAATATCGTAGTGGGCGTAGACCTGGGAGCAGAGAGCCGCGCCGTGGCTGTGGGGGCCATGTGCGCCATGAAGCATGCGAACCGGATACGCGCCGTCTCCGTAGTGCCGGGGCCGGAAAGCACGGATGCCGCGCCGCAGCACCCCGGGGAAGGTCCGGTCTCCCTAGGCGAGTCCGACACCGCAAAGTATCTCGGCAATCTGTATAAAGAAGCGCTCGCCAAGTTTCAGGAAAAAGCCGTGCGCAGCTGCCCGAGCGCCAACTTCGAAACCCGACTGGCATACGGCACGGTGTATCAGCGCCTTCTCGAAGCGGCGGAGGAGATAGACGCCGACGTTGCCGTGGTGGGACTGCCAAGCAGGGAAGGCCGCGACACACGCATGCTGGGCCGCACGCCTGCACGCCTCATCGGGTTCTGCGCATGCGATGTCCTGGCCATTCCCTACGAAAGCTCGCTGAATCTGGACCGCGTGCTCGTGGCCGTGGACGGCTCCGCCCATGCCAAAAAAGCGGCGGAAAAGGCCCGCGCCCTGGTCAGGGAGTCCGGCGGGGTGCTGCATACCCTCTCCGTGATGTCCACGCGCGACGCGCACATCACGAGCCTGGCCGGCAAAGCTGGGCTGGAGGAGTCCATCGCCGAAGCGGAATCCCAGGCGAACATCGAGGCGAACACGGCCAAGGAAGAAGGCATAGAGGCGTATCCGCACGCGGCAAAGGGCAAGGCGCATCTCAAGATCGTGGAGAAGGCCAAGGAGCTGGACGCGGGGCTCATCGTCATGGGGTCCCACGGCCGCACAGGCCTCATGCGGCTGTTGCTGGGCAGCGTGGCGCAACGGGTGCTGGAGACCACGGACCGCCCCGTGCTCGTGGTGCGCAGCTGACAGGCGCCGGAAACGTCCGTTTGCTGTGTTGCGTCGAAATGATCAGATTATTCAAGATATTGAGTGCGTGTTGCGGGTTGTTCCCGCGGACTGGCTCTCCTGCACAAGGCGTCGGTACAGGTCGATCAGCGCATCGAACGTGGCGTTGATGGAATAGTTCCTGACTATTCGCTCGCGCCGCCGGGCAGCTGCTTCCGGCCCTTCGCGCAACGCCCGGATTCTGCGCACTGCATCGGCCAGGTCTTCCGGCGTTTCCGATTCGGCAAGGATCAGCGGTTCTTCGCCTTCCAGCGTTTCGTCCATGCCCCCGCCGCGCACGCCGAGCACGCGGGCGCCGCACGCCTGCGCCTCCAGCGAGACCAGGCCGAATGTTTCGTGGATGCCGGCGTTCACGAGCAGATCGGCCGCGGCGTAGAGTTCCGCGAGCCGCTGCGGGTCGTGGACGTACCGCAGCCATGTCGTGTTGTGGCGCTTGTTCGTTTCTTCCAGGACCATGTCCCGTTCCTCACCGTCGCCGACCACGAGCAGGTGGACGCCATGCGCGTCCTCGCCCAGAGCGTCCAGCATGGCGAAAGTCTCGGGCAGGTTCTTCATCTCCGCCAGCCGCCCCACGAAGAGGATGAGGTAAGTGTCCTCGGGCAAATGCAATTCACTCAGCACCTTCTGCCGGCTGTCCACGGGCCGGAAGACGTCCACGTCCGTGCACAGGGGGATGCGCTCCACGCACGAGACCCCCATGTTTTTCAGATACCGCTCGAACTGGCGCGTTGCCGTGACCGTACAGCGCATGCGGTTGTACAGCCCGGCCAGATAGAATTCGATGGCTTTGGTGAGCATTGAATCCACCGTCTCGGACCGGACTACGCGGCCGAGTTCCATGCCCAGGGCGCGCGGGTAATCCGAATGGTAGAAGCCCACCAGCGGCACGGAGAACGTCTCCTGCGCCTCCAGGCTTATCCACGCCGGGATGTAGGCGTTGTCCACTTCGATCACGTCCGGCTGCTCCGAGGCGACGATCTCCAGGATGCGCGAACGGTTGACCAGCAGCCGATAGCTTCTGGAGAGCACGAGGGAGGGCGAGTCGATCACGTACACCGCGGTGTTGCGGTCGATGTAGAAGTCGTTCTCGTCACCGGGAATAACCAGGACGTGGCGCAGCCCGTCGTGCGCGGCCATGTAAGTGGCCTTGTGTTGCAAATAGCGCTTCACCCCGCCGGAAATAGGGCTGTAGGACTGCACAATATCGCAAACGACAAGGGAGGAGGAAGAGCCCGAGGTGTTCCGCGTCACAAAATCTCCCGCATTCCGGCAGTGTGGGGAGGCCTGTGTTGTAGGGCAGACTGCACTTTCGCGAACGAGACACACCGATGCTGAATGTGCAGCGCGGGGCCCCTTTTTTCCGATGGAGCCCCGCACGCTGAGGAAAAGAGGGAATGAGGAACCTCCACCAGCGATGCGCGCACAGTCGCCGGCATCGGCCGTGCGCGTCACTCGGCGGGGGCGAACTCAAGATAACGCCATTCCCGTTGGCGGCTTGTATATCAAAGTGAGTGTGCAGAGGGAAGGGGGAGATGCTGTTATGACGAATCCGTGTCGGCATTTTTGTTGTAGGGGGTTGTCCTACGAAATCGACGCCCCGAATCCTACGATGGAAAAGCCGTGTGTCTGATATCGGGTCGTTCTCACAGCGGCTATACGGGATATGGTCGAAAAACTCTCACAATGCTGCCAACACAACCGGAGGTGACCATGGACCGCATATCCCTTTCCCGAAACGGCAAGCGCCCCTTTGAATTTTACGGACGCCATCTGGCCGAGTATGCGCCGGTAAAAGGTCTTCCCCTGGGCGTGTTCTCCTGGAAACTCGATCTTTACGCCGCGGAACAGGGCGGCTACGTGCTGGCTTCGGCGCTGGAAATCGCAGTGCCGGCACGGTTGTCCCTTGCAAGCGCCAAGACCTTCGATTCCGCCCAGGACCTGGTGAAGTACCTCTGGGAAGGTGATCATCATTGCGTGGAGCCGCCCATGAAGCTCGTGCAGATGGCGGCGCACGATGACCGCGATCTGCGGATGATGCTCTCCCCGGCGTGCCTGGAGAACGGACTGCCGGCCGTGCGCCCGGAAGCGAGCATGGCGCGTCGCCGCGAAGTCTCCGAGGACGAACTCTTCATTCCGGGACTGGAGCCGGCCATGGCTTGATGGCGCCGGGATCGTTGCCACCGCGCCACGTCCCCGTGGCCGGTGTTCACATAAGCGGCTGTGCAGCGATGCGCAGCCGCTTTATTTTTGTGACTTGAGGACAACGAAAAAGCCCCTCGCGATTTCTCGTGAGGGGCTTCGAATTTCTGGTCGGGATGGCGTGATTCGAACACGCGGTCTCTGCGTCCCGAACGCAGCGCTCTAGCCAAACTGAGCCACATCCCGTGGTGGTGAGTCGTTTCCCGTAGTCGGGAAACAATTCGTATAGACCTCTGGCCTGGTTTTGGCAAGGGGTTGGTGCGTGCATTTGTGAAATTTTCCTGGCAGGCTCCTTCCGCTGCGTTGATGATGCGCCATGACGAGCTCCCGAACTGTATCGGTCAGCTGCGTAAGGACGGGTTGCGGCGCCATCCTATGGCGAGCAGGCAGCCGGAAGCATGGACAAGGCAATGGTTCTGTGTGATATCTCGATGTTATATTCGAGGTGATATCTCAAAAATTTCAAACCCCAGTGATTAACGATCAATTCGGACTTGAATAGATATGGAGAGTAGATTGTGAGCATCAAAGTGGTTGTCGTGGATGACTCCGCCTTTATGCGCAAGGCCTTGAGCACGATGCTCGAGAAAGATCCCGAAATAAAGGTGGTGGCTACGGGCCGCAACGGGGAAGAGGGCCTCGACCTCATCAGGAAACTTCAACCCGATGTCGTGACGCTGGACATCGAGATGCCCAGAATGGACGGGCTCACAGCCCTGCGCCATATCATGATGGAAATGCCCCGGCCGGTCCTCATGGTCAGTTCCCTGACCACGGAAGGCGCCGAAGCCACTCTGAAGGCCATGGAGCTTGGGGCGGTCGATTTCATTCCCAAGCAGCTTTCCAAGGTCAGCCTCGACATCGTCAGGATCGAGGAGAGCCTGCGCAGCAAAGTGAAGGAAGTGGCGCGCCGCAAGTTCCGCGCGCCCAGGGCGATGCGCCCCGCAGCCAGGACTGCCGAAACGCGCGCCCCGGCCCAGGTGGTGCGGCCGTCCGGCAGGGTGGTCCGGGACGTGGTAGCCGTGGGGGTCTCCACCGGCGGCCCGCCGGCAGTGCAGAAGGTGCTGTCCGGGCTGCCCGCGGATTTTCCGGCTGGCATCCTCATCGCGCAGCACATGCCTGCTGCCTTCACCGGCCCCTTTGCCAAGCGTCTCGATTCCGTGAGCAAGGTCACGGTCAAGGAGGCGGAAGACGTGGAGCCCTTCAAGCCCGGGACTGTCTACATCGCACCCGGCGGCAAGCATCTGGTGCTTGCGGTGCGCGGCTCGCGCATGGAGGTCAGGGTGGTGGAAGAGCCGGCGAATGCGCTCTACAAGCCGTCCGCGAACGTGCTCATCGAGTCCGCGGCCGAGAGCACCGGCCGTCGCGCCCTCGGCGTCATCCTCACGGGCATGGGCAACGACGGCCTGGAAGGAATCCGGGCTCTCAAAGCGCGCGGCGGACGTGCGCTGGCGCAAAACGACGCTTCGTGCGTGGTGTTCGGAATGCCCAAGGCTATTGTGGATGCGAATCTTGCCGATGAAGTCGTGGACATCGACGACATGGCCCAGTCGATCATGAAGAATCTCTATGCGAACTAGGGATTTCTTGCCTTGCTTCGGATAGTTCATGCCGATATGCTGAATCCGCAAAAGGTTTGGCGGATTGTTCCGGGCGGTGCGGATTCGCCCGTTTTGAACTGACGGCGGGAACGCAGTGGAAGGAGTCGAAAGAATGGCGGCGAAAGAAGCGGTCCTGAAATTGCTGAGCAGCGACGACCCTCACGACATACGCGAGGGCGCGTTCACCGCGGGCGACGAACGGATGGCCGAGGCGGTGGAACCGCTCGTCCTGCATCTGCAGAGCGGAAGTCTGGGCGTTCAGGAAGCAGCGGATGCGGCGCTCAGACAGATCGGCGGCGAAAAGGCCGTCGCAGCTCTCATCCCGCTGCTGCGCTCGGACGATGTGCCTGTGCGCAACCTCGCCATGGACATACTTCGCGAGATCGGCAAGCAGGATGTGGACACGCTGATCGAACTGCTGCGCGACGAAGATCCGGACATGCGCATCTTCGCCTCGGACATTCTGGGCGAAACGAGAAACCCTCTCGTCGTGGGGCCGCTGTGTCGGGCGCTGCTCAAGGACCCGGAAGTCAATGTCCGCTACCAGGCCGCTGTCAGCCTGGGCACCGTGGCGTCCGAGGAGGCCGCCGGCTGCCTGAACAAGGCCCTGGAAGACGAGGAATGGGTTCAGTTCGCAGTAATCGAGGCGCTGACCAAGATCCGCGACGAGTCGTCCATAAACGCCCTGGCAAAAGCCATGTCCAGATCCACGGACCTCGTCTCGTCCATGATTATCGACGCCCTGGGCGAGATGGGCAACATCAAGGCCGTGGCGCTGCTGCTCAAGCGGCTCGAAGCTTCGCCCACCGCGTTGCGCAACAAGATCGTCAAGGCCGTGGTGAACATACTGGGGGGCAAATCGCTGTCGCTGCTTTCCCAGGACGAACGGGAGAACCTTCGCGTCTACGCCCTCATCGCCCTGGAGGACGAGGACGAAGAGATACAGGACGCCGCCATACAGGGGCTGGCGTACGTGGGCGGAGAGAAAGCCTCGGCCGCGATCCTCAAGCTGGCCGCCAAACTGGACCCGGTCAGCAACCAGGATCGCATAGAAAGCATGGCCGCCGCCCTGGCCTCCATTGGCAACACGAAAGCCCTGGAGGCGGCGTTGTCCGGAGACGAATGGAAAAAGGGCATGGTAGCGCTGGAAGCATACCGGCGCATCGGCGATCCGCAGTTCGCCGGCCATCTGCAGGAGGCCTTTCCGCATAAGGACCTGGACATGCAGCGCGCCATCACGACCGTTCTCCGGGAAATTGCGGATGACGGCGCGACGGACTTTTTTCTCGGTGTTCTGGAGGAGCAGGAGGACGGCGACGTGCTCAAGGACGCCGCGGAGTTTCTGGGCCTGAAGGTGAAGGCTCCGCAGGCGCTGCCGTTGCTCTTTCGCCTGCTTGACCATCCCTTTGACGACGTGAAGGATATGGCCCTGGAGGCAATAATCGCCATCAACGGCCCCGAGGTGCGCCAACGCTTCAAGGAACTCTTCGACAGCGAGGAGCCCCTGGACCGGCTCATGGCGACCTACGCTCTGGGACGGCTCGGCCACGAGGACGACCTGAACGACCTCCAGCGCGCGCTCGAGGACCCGGTGCCGGAAATCCGCAAGATCGCCCTTGAATCGCTGGACGACATGTGCTTCGAGCTCGACCGCCTGCTTCCGCTGACCATCGGCTGCCTGAGCGACGAGGAGCGCGAGGTCCGGCTGGCTGTGGTGGAGATTCTCGGCAAATGCCATGATGATGCGGTGCTGCCGTATCTGGAGCAGGCCCTGGGGGACGAGGACGACTGGGTGCGCATCCGTGCCCTGGAGGCGTTGGGCGAGCGCCGCGCAACGCAGA encodes the following:
- a CDS encoding cation-translocating P-type ATPase; its protein translation is MPAGNKSAHSTQKKTLPEAPWSTSYEAIARSLETDSRAGLSSREARHRLHRYGPNSLEHKSSISTWHVLYEQFKNLIVLLLAAAAGLSFAFGQWLEGISICIALAINVVIGFVTELKAVRSMEALQKMSETTARVVRDGSTMEINAAEVVPGDLVVLESGDLVAADMRLVEASRLDANESALTGESMPVHKSTDPVDKDAPLAERPCMLYKGTALTLGSGKAIVVGTGMDTEIGRIAELAEAAQSEEPPLEKRLDRLGNRLFWIVIVIAVIVAGVGVISGMDTLLIVETAIALAVAAIPEGLPIVATIALARGMWRMARRNALINRLSAVETLGTVTVLFSDKTGTLTENKMHLTTLSVLGADAIQDVQAGEGGVFDPADETLRDAVRQALRVGVLCTNASLGNGEDTATGDPMEVALLKAGRAAGMEQSELLKAMEEQKEVAFDPELKMMATYHSREDGDGLFVAVKGAPETVLERSTTVLGPDGPRELTEGDRDAWRSRNTELAGQGLRVLAVAFRIVDSADVPPYEDMTLIGLTGLMDPPREDVREAVKELQEDGIDIIMVTGDQPETARNVAMQLGIIPQDAGPEYLVPGQELKSPDAMSRDEYDRMLKAEIFTRVSPEQKLDLVGVYQKLGKITAMTGDGVNDAPALRKADIGVAMGKRGTQVAREAADVVLKDDALSTVAMAVKQGRIIFENIRKFIVYLLSGNIGGIAIVSGAILAQAPLPLLPLQILYLNMIHDIFPALALGMSEGGDPDKIRKPREAHEPILRRDHWTAVFLYGLLIAAAVLTAFFVGLHSFGLDEHAAATVGFLTLAFARTWHVFNMRDTGSGFFVNGVTTNPYVWGAIVIVFAMLSAAIYLPGLSTALRTVPPTAAQWQLIIGCSFIPFVVVQGYKVVKKMVRR
- a CDS encoding response regulator; the encoded protein is MIKVLIADDHPIVRQGLRQVFEGSSSFVLVGEASEGAVALDILDERGADVVLLDLNMPGMDGLEVLKRIRREHPRTRVLVLSIYPEEQYAVRVIRAGASGYMTKNSGPQEMLDAVQRVYEGGKHINAKVAELLASEVGGDLEKPPHECLSDREFEVMRLLSLGKTVTRIAEELNLSPKTISTYRSRILSKMHMESNSDLTQYAIQYELIP
- a CDS encoding universal stress protein translates to MHPWQNIVVGVDLGAESRAVAVGAMCAMKHANRIRAVSVVPGPESTDAAPQHPGEGPVSLGESDTAKYLGNLYKEALAKFQEKAVRSCPSANFETRLAYGTVYQRLLEAAEEIDADVAVVGLPSREGRDTRMLGRTPARLIGFCACDVLAIPYESSLNLDRVLVAVDGSAHAKKAAEKARALVRESGGVLHTLSVMSTRDAHITSLAGKAGLEESIAEAESQANIEANTAKEEGIEAYPHAAKGKAHLKIVEKAKELDAGLIVMGSHGRTGLMRLLLGSVAQRVLETTDRPVLVVRS
- a CDS encoding glycosyltransferase, whose protein sequence is MTRNTSGSSSSLVVCDIVQSYSPISGGVKRYLQHKATYMAAHDGLRHVLVIPGDENDFYIDRNTAVYVIDSPSLVLSRSYRLLVNRSRILEIVASEQPDVIEVDNAYIPAWISLEAQETFSVPLVGFYHSDYPRALGMELGRVVRSETVDSMLTKAIEFYLAGLYNRMRCTVTATRQFERYLKNMGVSCVERIPLCTDVDVFRPVDSRQKVLSELHLPEDTYLILFVGRLAEMKNLPETFAMLDALGEDAHGVHLLVVGDGEERDMVLEETNKRHNTTWLRYVHDPQRLAELYAAADLLVNAGIHETFGLVSLEAQACGARVLGVRGGGMDETLEGEEPLILAESETPEDLADAVRRIRALREGPEAAARRRERIVRNYSINATFDALIDLYRRLVQESQSAGTTRNTHSIS
- a CDS encoding protein-glutamate methylesterase/protein-glutamine glutaminase; translated protein: MKVVVVDDSAFMRKALSTMLEKDPEIKVVATGRNGEEGLDLIRKLQPDVVTLDIEMPRMDGLTALRHIMMEMPRPVLMVSSLTTEGAEATLKAMELGAVDFIPKQLSKVSLDIVRIEESLRSKVKEVARRKFRAPRAMRPAARTAETRAPAQVVRPSGRVVRDVVAVGVSTGGPPAVQKVLSGLPADFPAGILIAQHMPAAFTGPFAKRLDSVSKVTVKEAEDVEPFKPGTVYIAPGGKHLVLAVRGSRMEVRVVEEPANALYKPSANVLIESAAESTGRRALGVILTGMGNDGLEGIRALKARGGRALAQNDASCVVFGMPKAIVDANLADEVVDIDDMAQSIMKNLYAN
- a CDS encoding HEAT repeat domain-containing protein, with translation MAAKEAVLKLLSSDDPHDIREGAFTAGDERMAEAVEPLVLHLQSGSLGVQEAADAALRQIGGEKAVAALIPLLRSDDVPVRNLAMDILREIGKQDVDTLIELLRDEDPDMRIFASDILGETRNPLVVGPLCRALLKDPEVNVRYQAAVSLGTVASEEAAGCLNKALEDEEWVQFAVIEALTKIRDESSINALAKAMSRSTDLVSSMIIDALGEMGNIKAVALLLKRLEASPTALRNKIVKAVVNILGGKSLSLLSQDERENLRVYALIALEDEDEEIQDAAIQGLAYVGGEKASAAILKLAAKLDPVSNQDRIESMAAALASIGNTKALEAALSGDEWKKGMVALEAYRRIGDPQFAGHLQEAFPHKDLDMQRAITTVLREIADDGATDFFLGVLEEQEDGDVLKDAAEFLGLKVKAPQALPLLFRLLDHPFDDVKDMALEAIIAINGPEVRQRFKELFDSEEPLDRLMATYALGRLGHEDDLNDLQRALEDPVPEIRKIALESLDDMCFELDRLLPLTIGCLSDEEREVRLAVVEILGKCHDDAVLPYLEQALGDEDDWVRIRALEALGERRATQTIPKIVPLLESDNTLILLKVIEALGDIGGENAFRSLFTVLDNENSEVQAAAEEALAKLKAERE